The Penicillium oxalicum strain HP7-1 chromosome VI, whole genome shotgun sequence genome window below encodes:
- a CDS encoding Folylpolyglutamate synthase, whose amino-acid sequence MSAGSILKMQPTYENALALLESRQRKARPTKLAQTPGLDLPATPSGAPTVKGTPSIVGMKEWLLKLGHSENDVDNLNVIHVTGTKGKGSTCAFTRSFLHAHGLRTGFPKRIGLYTSPDLQCIRERIQIDNQPITETVFTQHFFEVWEALASSPEGKSGEITRQPRYLQLLLLLAFHTFIKEGVDAAIVETHHGGEYCATNVVRQPVVTGITSLGLDHVAQLGPTVEDIAWHKSGIFKPGAPAFSVDQEPGPAEVLRGRAAERKTVLTFVSPSNTLPANSRVLGVPVQRLNCSLAIQLASKFVEIKDSSHPLSERDIIEGVQNFSWLGRFEIIETKSARWLLDGAHNTLSITQAAAWFATNVKNGDGGK is encoded by the exons ATGAGTGCGGGCTCGATTCTCAAGATGCAGCCAACATATGAG AATGCCTTGGCATTGCTGGAGTCTCGGCAGCGCAAGGCCCGACCGACAAAGCTAGCGCAAACACCGGGCCTTGATTTACCAGCAACTCCGAGCGGTGCACCAACCGTCAAGGGGACTCCCAGTATTGTAGGCATGAAGGAGTGGCTGTTGAAATTGGGCCATTCG GAGAATGATGTCGACAACTTGAACGTAATTCATGTTACCGGCACCAAAGGGAAGGGCAGCACGTGCGCATTCACGAGGTCGTTCCTCCATGCTCACGGTCTCAGAACCGGATTTCCCAAGCGAATCGGGCTGTACACCTCGCCTGATTTGCAATGTATCCGAGAACGGATCCAAATTGACAATCAGCCGATCACCGAAACTGTGTTTACGCAACACTTTTTCGAGGTCTGGGAGGCTCTCGCGTCGTCGCCAGAAGGAAAGTCCGGGGAAATCACTCGACAGCCTCGTTATCTCcaactgctgctgcttcttgcCTTTCACACCTTCATCAAGGAAGGTGTTGACGCAGCGATAGTCGAAACTCACCATGGTGGGGAATATTGCGCGACCAACGTGGTGCGCCAGCCAGTCGTGACGGGGATCACCTCACTTGGGCTGGACCACGTCGCACAACTGGGACCAACAGTGGAGGATATTGCCTGGCACAAGTCGGGGATTTTCAAGCCCGGTGCACCGGCATTTTCTGTTGACCAGGAACCAGGGCCGGCCGAGGTGCTGCGAGGCCGAGCAGCCGAGAGAAAGACGGTGTTGACTTTTGTGTCCCCGTCGAATACACTGCCGGCGAACAGCAGAGTGCTCGGGGTCCCTGTGCAGAGACTGAACTGCTCATTGGCCATTCAATTGGCCTCCAAATTCGTAGAAATCAAGGACTCGTCTCATCCACTGAGCGAAAGGGACATCATCGAAGGCGTCCAAAATTTCTCTTGGTTGGGCCGAttcgagatcatcgagacCAAGAGCGCGCGCTGGCTCTTGGATGGCGCACATAACACTTTGAGTATCACCCAGGCAGCGGCGTGGTTTGCGACTAATGTGAAGAATGGGGATGGTGGAAAGTGA